The window GCTTGTTATTGAAGCAGCGCATAAAGAAGGTAAATGGGTTGGCATGTGCGGCGAGATGGCAGGAGATGAAATCGCAATCCCACTTCTACTTGGATTAGGATTAGATGAATTCTCAATGAGTGCAACATCTATTCTTCCAGCAAGAACACAGCTAAGCAAGCTTTCTAAGGAAGAAGCTGCATCATTTAAAGAGCATATTTTATCACTTAGCACAACAGAAGAAGTGGTTGATTTCGTGAAGAAAACGTTTCAACATCACTAAGTGAATTCAAACCAGACAGTAACCCTGTCTGGTTTTTTTGTCGAATTTTATCATATTGGGTCATATCCGGCAGAGAGAAGGGCATCCTATAAGAAAAATGGAGGTGACCAGATTGCCTTTCTCAGACTATAAACCGGGTGATCAAGTATATGTGATTTATCGAAATCCACATGCTGCAAACGTAGCACAAATCAAAGAAGCAGAAATTGTTTCACATCCATATAACGAAGAGGAGCTTGCCCTATTTTTACTTGAAACGTATCATCCTTTAGCTCCAGATGATGCGGTCTTTCCGACATATGAAGAAGCAGAAGCTCTTTATCAAGATTTGTTTGAATAAGGGAGATTTTAGAAAGGATAAAAGCCATCCTGCGCGGTTAAAGTAACCGTATGAAAACCTATAAGGTAAGGATGTGCTAAATATGATCAAACCTTTTGTGCCCCAGCTTGTTTAC is drawn from Bacillus pumilus and contains these coding sequences:
- a CDS encoding transcriptional regulator SplA domain-containing protein — its product is MEVTRLPFSDYKPGDQVYVIYRNPHAANVAQIKEAEIVSHPYNEEELALFLLETYHPLAPDDAVFPTYEEAEALYQDLFE